Genomic DNA from Paracoccus aminophilus JCM 7686:
TCGGTCGTGAAGGCTGGGATAGGTGGCGAAGTTTTGGGCCATCTGGGCTTTCTCCGTTCCGGCTGATGTCGCCTTGTGCCGCAGATGGCGCGGCCAAAAAAGCCCCGCTTAAAGACAGGCGAAAAAATGCAGCGCCGTCATATATTCGCATTATTCATAATTTATCTCGGCCGCGACGATTGCAAAGAACCGGCGCGAATCTGCTGCTGGTGGAAAGCGGAAGATGCGCGGACGGGACATAGACACCAAAGCCACAGCGGCTTGCGAGCTGGCCAAGATCGGCGGCGCCATTGCCTTGACCTCGTTTCGCAGCGCGGCTTTGGGGCTGCGTGAAAAGGCGCCGGGCGATCTGGTGACCGAGGCGGATCTGGCGGTGGACCGCCGCCTGATCGCCGAGATCCGCGCCCGCTTCCCCGAGGATGCCATTCTGACCGAGGAATCGGGCGGGAGCGCGCCCGAACGGGTCTGGGTGATCGACCCGATCGACGGCACGACCAATCTCTCGCGCGGTCTGGCGCGTTTCGCGATCTCGGTCGCTTATTGCGAAGAGGGCCGCCCGGTCTGTGGCGCGATCCTCAATCCGGTCTCGGGCGAGCTTTTCCATGCGCGGCTTGGCCATGGCGCCTATTTGGGCGACACCGCGCTGCGCGTCGCGCAAACCCCGGCCCGGCTGATCGAGCTTGGTCACGGCAATCCCCAAGACGCGGCTGGCATCGACGAAAGCTATCTGGCGCTCTCGCGTGCAGGGCTTCAAGCGGGGTGGGATCTGCGCAATGCAGGTTCGGCAGCACTCGCGCTGGCCGATGTCGCGGCGGGCCGGATCGACGGTTTCGCCGAGGCCTCGCTCGCCAGTTGGGATGTGGCGGCGGGGCTTTTGCTCGTGACCGAAGCGGGCGGGCGCGAGGGGGATTTTTTTGCCGCCGGATCTGATCTGACACGGCGTGGCCCGGTGATCGCGGGCAGTGCAGCGGCCTTCCCCGCGCTTCAGGCGGCCTATGCGGCCCTGCCCGCGCAGGTGCGCGCATGAACCACCATCCCCTTGATCCGCTTGGCTATACCGCTTTGAGCGAGGGCACGCGCGGCGGCAGTCTCCATGCGATGCTGGTGCGCCGTCTGGGGCAGATGATCGTCTCGGGCGGCTTTGCGGCGGGCGATGTCCTGCCCCCGGCAGAAGAGCTCTGCCGCCGCTTCGAGGTCA
This window encodes:
- a CDS encoding inositol monophosphatase family protein, which produces MRGRDIDTKATAACELAKIGGAIALTSFRSAALGLREKAPGDLVTEADLAVDRRLIAEIRARFPEDAILTEESGGSAPERVWVIDPIDGTTNLSRGLARFAISVAYCEEGRPVCGAILNPVSGELFHARLGHGAYLGDTALRVAQTPARLIELGHGNPQDAAGIDESYLALSRAGLQAGWDLRNAGSAALALADVAAGRIDGFAEASLASWDVAAGLLLVTEAGGREGDFFAAGSDLTRRGPVIAGSAAAFPALQAAYAALPAQVRA